From the genome of Alicyclobacillus sp. SO9:
TAACTTTTGATTTGAATGCGTCCATTTATGTGTGGAAACGCAGTCAGTTTCTTACCGACTTCACGCTGTTTACAGACAAAACGCGTCTATACGTAATGCCGCCGGAACGGTCGGTTGATATTGACTCCGAGTTGGACTTTGAATGGGTAGAATTCTTGATGAAGCGGAGGCGCAGTCAAGCGTGAGCACACAGACTTATCGAGCGTTATTCGATTTAAGCGGGAAAACAGCCATTGTCACGGGTGCCCTAGGGCTTTTGGGCCGTCGATTCTGCAGAGGGTTGGCAGAGTCAGGAGCTCAGGTTGCCGTTGTCGATCTCGATGCAGACAAGGCACAACAATTCGCCTCCCGCCTCGCACAAGACTACGGCACTCGAGCTGCGGGAATCGGCTGTGATGTTTCGAATCCTGCCGCCGTAGACCATATGATAGGTCAGACGTGTGAGGTTTTGGGTGATATTCACATCCTGCTGAACAATGCTGCAAGCAAGTCGGAACACCTTGACGCCTTTTTCGCCCCGTTTGAGGAGTACTCGCTGGATGAATGGCGACGGGTAATGTCCGTCAACCTGGATGGTGCCTTTCTGACCGCCCAAGCTGTTGGAAGGCAGATGATTGCACAAGGTACGGGCGGGTCCATCATCCAGACATCCTCCA
Proteins encoded in this window:
- a CDS encoding SDR family oxidoreductase, whose protein sequence is MSTQTYRALFDLSGKTAIVTGALGLLGRRFCRGLAESGAQVAVVDLDADKAQQFASRLAQDYGTRAAGIGCDVSNPAAVDHMIGQTCEVLGDIHILLNNAASKSEHLDAFFAPFEEYSLDEWRRVMSVNLDGAFLTAQAVGRQMIAQGTGGSIIQTSSIYGLLGPDDRIYQDSHYLGTTINTPAVYSASKAAIVGLTNHLAARWAKHGIRVNTLTPGGVESGQNDTFVKNYSNRVPMGRMAKADELVGAALFLASDASSYVTGQNLFVDGGLSAW